TAATTCACTGCTTGTTTTCATCATTAATTGCTTTATCCAATTCATAAAATGTATATTGAACATTATATACTGTAAAGGAGAATAAACACTGTGGTTAATGCATAATGTAGTGCCAGTATGGATAACAAAGTACATAAAAATAGTTCCTGCTCTAATTCTACATTCTTTGCTAAATACTTGTAAGATCGTAATATCTTTTTACATTGATATTTAAGAATTTTCTTAAACCTTGTGTATATTTTACAAggcatatctctctctctgtctctctctctctctctcactgtctctgtgtgtgtgtgtgtgtgtgtgtgtgtgtaaacagtttaTTAGCTGAACTGAACATTCTCTGTATGTTGTGGCAGATGGGCCAGATGTGAGGATATTGGGTGTACAGACAATCGAGGAAGGCTCGGATATCCTCCTCCTCTGTTTCCCTGATTCTGAGCCCATTCCCATTGTTAGATGGACAGTGAACGGTGTGCCTTCTACAAACCCATCCCTGTATGTCACAGAGAACAGTAACCCAGGCGATAGTGGGGATTATAACTGTACTTGCTCGAACCCTGTCACTGGGATCACAGCCTCTGCAGTTCATTATATCGCAGTGAGACGTAAGTGTACTTTTTATTATATCAACCCCTTATAGTAACACAAATAATAGCAGAGCTAAGAAATAAAGGGTTTTGACATaatcaataaaacacaatatatttctttttttagactGATCAGAAATTTAGATTTAGTATATGTATTTAGTATATGTTATAACTTACTGATTTGAGATACTGAGCTAATATCAATACAGTGTCATGTGAATTGTGTAATTATAAAGGCTGTATATACATCCTCACCATCCCACAATCCTTAATCCTAGAACTAGACATGGTCATAGAGATCTAAATGTGTAAGGTGAAATCATATCTTGTTCACAAAACAtgaattcataaaaaaatacattcaaaatAAGCTAGTTCaagctatttaaaaaataatatatttaattaaaagtacCAAATGTACTAGTTATTTGAATAATGTTAAATGCActtataaatgattaaaatttaAACAGAACTGAAGTACAGTCTATGATTTGGCTTGtttgctgtctgtctgccatCCATTTACAAcgtttttgtatatattttgttcatgtgtctatatgtgtgtgtaagctgtGTCCTCTAGGCTTGCTCCTGGTGTAGAAGCAGGTATTACACTGGGTATTCTTGCCCTGGTGATTTTGTCTGTTGCCATTTATTTCCTCGTAAAGCACTTCAGGTAAGTCCAAAATCACATTGAtgatcattaacacacattaataacatGCAGTACTCCAATGTTGAATGTCAGAAAAAAGAATATTGAGACACTGGagtaaaaatattataaatataatatgtattGATATTAATCTCAAAATATTTGTTCCATTCATAATTATATTTTAGAAAACAGGCTAaacctgagagagacagaactgTACCAAGTAAGAACATTTACCCATAATCACATAAATACACTTAAAAGGACACACAAAGCTGAATAAAATTATCAGTACTATaccattttatgtttttattttgcaaacatcattgttatttttctataatGAATGTTCTGCTTTTAAACTTCATCAAGAACCTTGGCACTaatagaaagtgtttttttcagTGGTATCAAATCAACAAACCAATCAAACAGCTGGTCATATTAATGTTGCAGCACAAGTGGACACAGCTGATCAAAATGCCAGTAAGTGAGACTttaataaagtgtgtgatggaggtcaATACCCCCCCCAACATTCCTAGTAGCTGTTCATTGagacttttatttctgtttgttcagGGCCATCGCATCCTATTTACCAAAATAGACAACCAACTCCACCCCCTAGAGTGAGTTaacaatgtatttttaattcttttcttttttcagaatAACAGCCTCAATttaaaatatcattattatcattttaatgttaataatgttgAAATTTTTATCTTCATATTTGGTGACCTATCAATTATCACATTTCAGGGTCGACTACCAAAGCTaccagacaagcagacagatgtAACACCCTACTTTTCATAATCTCATTTAATGTCTgaattgtaatattttatttgtcagcACTGAAAATATTCCCTAAGAAACCACTGTTTTAGCcacattttagcattttttggggaaaaacaggttccttaagggttctttggataGTTATGGGTTGGTTTCTTCCTAAAAACATAGAGTACCCCCCAAAATGTAGGTAGCGTAAATGCTGCAAGAAATTATTAAAGGGCCGTCGatgatttcattaaaatgataaacaatAGAACAGCACAATGGGCCTTATGTATTAGTTCATCTTtcaatttatcatttatcaagTACTTTACAGTCAAATCTGATCCTGAAACGATTGTAcatgtacattttattattgttttattattgatcCTATTATTATTGAACTTACATACATTCGTTtggagtattagtgttagtattAGTGGATTAGTTTGCAGTGTGCAAATCTGAGCATAATTTTTTTGATCTTGGAAAATCCTTTATTGAATCAAGGATTGATTTCTCTCCACGAGTCAAATCTCCCAACTTGGTGTATCAGTTGACCTGTGGTATTATTTTGACATGATGGTAGGCCACTAGATTTTCAGACCATAAAGGAAACACATGGAGGCTCCCTtgactaaatgtaaatgtcattaTCCTGACCAATATGGGGGGCAGGAGATTGAGTCCCTGTCATAACTAATCACTCTATGAGCAGAGACTCCCCTCAGATTTAGATGTATGCTGCTCCAGTAATTCTATTCAGCTGCTACTTAGGTGTCATTATCATGTTTGGGTCTGGGCATGATCCTCATGAGACTAGGTTTTTATCACTGGCTGTTAGGAAGAAAGAAGTAGAATGCTAGTTATGCGTAATTGTGGTTCTatgcacaacaacaacaacaaaaaactttcAACTGTCATCCACTGCATGTCCTAATTGTGAGTTATCATTGCAGGATACCATGTATTGCACTGCAATAGGATAATTTCTAAGTATTAGGTAGGCTTTTTCATACTCATATAAGAACTCAACATGTGCATCATGTGGATCATctgtgttttttaatatttgatattaaatatcTAACATTCAAATTCAGCATTCTGTTTGtataatctgttttttttagcataaatatgaaatatcaacaaccttctttcatttttctttttctttcttttttttcttttagctgCTGGCCCTCCAGGACATCATATATTTAGTATCTTTCACTGGCAGAATAAGATGGCAGAATAAATATCACCCATTCCAGTTATCTTTTATCTCATGTCTACCTTGAGTTGTTCTGTACACTTAATAGAGGTGTTTATGTAaagttatatataataaatataataagatataataaataatctagTAAAAACAACATAACGAGtcacatattttttataatattttttataatgccCTACATCTGCTATTGGCACCTATATCAGGCTTTTTAAcctactttttgttttttacttaaaCAATCAATTACTTCGTTTGCtgcttatattttttaaactatgTTTAGTGGATTAAAATGAAGCCCAGGattttttcattaattcatAGAAAGCTGAGCCAGAAAGCTTTAGTGATGTGGATCAGGCTCAGTAACCTTTGGCCATTAAGTGAATGATAAGTTATATTGTAGTCTGCTGGTAAGTGATCTACCCTAAGTGGTAAATCAAGGCTCAATAACAAGCACTGATAACAGGTAGTATGGTTTGAGTTTACAGGGACAATGCActgccttacacacacacacacacacacacacatggttgtGTAATAAATCTGCTTACAGGAAAATGTTATACACTCAGTCATAAAAAGTGAGTGTGACTGGTCTGCTAATGACAGTGTTAAGTTGTGAAGCTTGTTTGGGCTCGAAAGATTTTGTGGAATGTTAATGCTTTTTCACCTTTTATTTATAACTTGATCTGTTTCCCTGTCTCCCTGTGAAACTaagataataaaacaaacagaaagttTGTAACACTACGTattatgtactgcgtcagctatatgtggttgaaataaagcttcttgaatcttgaatcttgaatcaaaGTAAGAAACAGGAGGTTTGCAACACAAAATTATCCTGCTACAAGCATTAATattgattaaaataattacTAGTTGAATTAGGTGCATTTGAGCAAATAAATTACAAATCCATTCTGTTCTTGACTTTGGCCATGACTAGAGAAGGAATATAGTCTGTAAAACTGTCTACagataaaaaagtaaaagttaTGATTGAATAAACATTCAGATAGAAGTGATATTATTAGTTGACTGAATTCCACCAGAGTGCAATTAAAGTGTCACATGATTAGTCAACATATCTAAACATACAGCATCATGAGGACCAAGAAGctatcaaaaaacaaacaaatctggGACAAAGTGctggaaaaaaatatctgaCAGGGTGCGCTAATAAAGGAAAATACCATAGTTTGAATGCCATTAATTTATAGAATGCcattaaatctaaaataaataaattgaaaaaacCACCATGAAAAACCACCAAAGTCAGTGACTAGGTGTTGTGGCAGTAATCAGTGAGTGAATCAACCCCGGGGTAACAGGAGAGATGTACATCTCCAATCGGAACAGCTTTTTATAGGGCAATTGTTTCTAAGACTCAAATTAAAGCTGAGCTTTATAGAAGAGTAGTACAAAGAAAGACATTATTGGAAAAAGGTCACATGAAATCAAGTGTTGGAGACTCAGCAAATGTGGAAAAGAATGTGTGCAGTGAAACCAAAACTGAACTTTTTAATCATTTCCTTGAGAACACCACACCCACcttgaagcatggtggtggtagcattgtGTTGCTGGAATGTTTTTCATCATGAGGatggtccaaaaaaaaaaagtctccaaCTGTTCTGATAAAACTTGATCAATTATAGAGATATATCCCAGAAGACCTGCAGCTTTAGTTGTAGTCAGAGCTGTTTCTACCAAGTACTCTATCAGGAGGGTGAACATGTATCCAGCCCGCAACTTTCTGTTtcgtttttgtttaattaacctTTGTGTAACAGCAGAAAATATTCTGCACCTTCAAATGTCATATATCATGAACATAACATTATAATCAAGGTCCATTTTAATTCCAGCTTGTTATGCTATAAAatttggaatatatatatatatatatatatatatatatatatatatatatatatatatatatatatatatatatatatatatatacatatacacacatatgtatactattaaaatatatcattcTTCAAAGGGTTTTCAACAGAACATTTAAGATTTGTAAAAACTACAATACAAAGGCCCACTTGTCATGATGTCGCCCTCTTGTGGATCTTTTGACTTCGAAAATCTTGAATATTTTGTTTCCCATCCAGTTTCTCATACAGTGAGACATAAGTATATGTCTTTATTGCCTATGGTGTGATATCTTAAACGTTTACatgacattttcatataataaaTCTTTGGAAGTGGTAAGGCCTTATTTTTTCAAGAGGGAAGTATGGAAGCAGTATGGTTCAGTTGTTACTGAAATCAAATGTCACTATCAGTACTGTGGAAATGGAGTTAAACCAAGTTTCCAGTGTTTCtatttctgtttacattttaatttcacTAATTGCAATTAGGTGTAAATCAGCATAATTTGTTTACTTGTTGGGTTTGGCATCAAAatgctaacaaaaaaaaaataaagcgcATGATTTTTCTTTCCAAAGGTACAAGACTCAAACAAAATCAACACATTAATAATCAGGTGTATACAGTTTGACCGATGAAACAAATTTAAGTAATTTTGCAAGTAAATAAATTCTCTCAATTGAAGTGCTTTAATAAGAGGTATTGTCATATGGTTAAAGTAAAAATACTGATCTGAACAATATGATCTGTATTAGGAGAATATTTACACGCCATCTTTAATAAACCACAGCCAGATTTTCATATATAAGAGCTGAATTAcaggtataaataaaatatacgaATATATGACATTACTCGGATGGAATCAACGAGCTAAAGAATCGATTCATTTGAACTAATTCACTCAAATcagtaaaatgaatcatttttaatctTCAGATGGTTCGTGTTGGATCCCCTGACATCCGCGCCTCCTTTCTAACGTTTCCATTGGTCCCTCGCGCTGAAGCCCATCCTCGTCCGATTGCCCTAACCAATGAGATCCTCAGACGTCATCTGATGCTTTCCGAGTACGCGCCTCGGCAGAGCGGTCGCAAAGCCTTTCGGGATTTGTAGTGTCCAGGTGATCGTATTACAGCTGTGTTTAAGCAGTTAAAACTACAATACCCCAAATCCCCTTCGAAAAGTGGGAAGTCGGGTCTTTTCTTGTGGCACTCAGCAGGTAAAATAAAACTGCACTCACCATTGGCAGAGTAATGTTTTGGCACTGTCATTAGCTCGAGACAAGGACGAGAACAACATGGTAAGCGATacgtttattttaatgtatcaGAAAGTATACTTTTACTTAAACTTTTAATTTCTCTTTACATCATGTTTAACCTGCTGTAAGAAATCAGATTAACCTTGTAGTTTTGTAGAGATCTAGATTTTGCTGTCAGCCTGTGAAGTAAGGTAAGATCTAACCTAATAACCAGCCtacatatttaacaaaaaagtTCACTAAatattagattaggttagaaaTCACACTGATGAACATCTCATTAAAGATAAACAACAGGATGGAAATGTTGAAATCCTCACCTCCATGTATTCTGTATGCTTTGTGTTCAGGGAGACACTACCTGCAGTAAAGCTGGCCACCTGTCAGACCCACAGCTTTTCGACACATACTTTGAGAAGCTGCTGTGTGAGTTGACGGAGCAGGATTTCACAGATCCGGTACTTGCTGATGCTCTCAGCAGGCTCAAAGAGGTAAGTTCTACCTCTGACATCTTCATGCAGTGACAGAGGTCTTCAACCATTCTGGGTCTTTTACTATTTTCATTCTCGGACACTTTGATATGTCAGTCTGTCAAATCAAATTATACACAATTATACAAAAGACCGTCTTCCCACACTCCTTCAAATGGACTCATGGGCTCTCATATTCACAATCTGTTAAAACACTCATATAGAGATCTGTGTCGATATCTCTAATGTTGCTGCTACATACCAAAGTTTACATACTGCGCTAGAATATTCTCACTTTAAGTTTAATTTATTAGTATATGCATCAATCTGTTTCATCTTCTTCTagttttcttcttctactttttcCTCTTCTTGTTTCGGCTATTAAGCAGTACGTATTTTCACAGTTCAgacagtttatatttatttacagatattttatattttatacagatgtttacaaaAGCTTTTTGCACTAATGGACTTATACCATTTATCTTCATTTCAaccattgtattttatttatgtgattttattttgtattttatttttgtacagtatttgcactgatcttttttttttacctactcTGCATGCCTTAAATTGCCCCATGgggataaataaagtttttttaattttattgaaataaattgaaatacTTCATAAAAATACAATCAATAAGACTAaaataaagagtaaaaaaatacCAAGAATAAAATTACAGTCAAATTATGATTAAAATAGAGTTAACTATATAGGTGGGAAAGGGTAGAAAGTACATTATATTGCTAAAGGTTTTGGgaaacatggatgagtgagtttggtctggaggaacttcacagagtcctgacctcaacctgatagtggagactgtgagctaggccaaaactgggacgtctgcctttacatgcacatgaatttaatatggagttgtcccgccctttgcagctataacagcttcaactcttctgggaaggctttccacaagatttaagagtgtgttcatgggaatttttgaccattcctctagaagcacatttgtgaggtcaggcactgattttggacgagaaggtctggctcacagtctccgctctaattcatcccaaaggtgttctgtcaggttgaggtcaggactctgtgcaggccagtcaagttcatccacaccaaactcgctcatccatgtctttatgaaccttgctttgtgtactggtgtacagtcatgttggaacaggaaggggtcatccccaaactgttcacacaaaatagggagcatgaaattgtccaaaatgtcttggtatgctgaagcattaagagttcctttcactggaactaagggaccaagcccaaacccctgaaaaacaacacctgaattcaatgatttggaggggtgtcccaaaacttttggcaatatattctatatggaaaaatatttgtaaaaatgtatgtataaatgaAGATCGGAGTTGGAACAGTATGACTATTGTGAGTAAAGTTCAGATGTGCCAACATTTGCAATTGTATTGAAGAAAGTGTGCAGTATATACGTAGTGCAAAATAAGGAGCAGTTTAGACGTTAAAAGTATCAGAACCCCTTAAGGCAAAGTATGAATTCGTTAATGTGAGATTCAAGAGTTTTTaaatctgttgtgttttattagattttttccaTGAGAAAAGGGCAAaaaccaaatattaaaaaaactcTTCTCAGAGTAGCCCAAAAATGTGGAGTCCAACAAGAAGAACCATAAAGAGGATTTGAGTTATTAAGCAATATCAGAATTAGAATAGGACATTAAGCTAAAGTTTGAATAGTATAATGTGTAATTCTTCTGTAGTTGTAAGCAATGGTTAGATGCTTGCCTATGAGCCTGGCAATATTCTGCTACTTTGGTGTTTATAGAGCTCTCTGGTCTTTAGGTACTGCAGTACAATGCCACAGGAGGCAAGAGGAACCGTGGCTTGTCTGTGATTGGCTCACTGCGTGAGTTGATCCCGCCTGCCAAGCTGTCACCTGAAGAAGTGGAGCGTGCCCTGTTGGTTGGATGGTGCATTGAACTGGTAACTGATGAATTTTTCTAGTCTTGTGCTTTCCTCTCCTTGTTCTTTTCTTGTCCTTTCTTTTCCTTGACATATATATACAAACTTGTCTACTCTGCATGCCTTTCCCTGTCCTTTCTTGTCGTGTTAGCATGACAATATTTTGACAATATTTTCCCAGTAGAGCATCAGCCTTTCCAAGTAGAGCATCAGCCatcttattaatataaatacataacatcagtttcctttcatttcttttcacctCTTCAGCTGCAGGCCTTCTTCTTGGTAGCAGATGATATAATGGATGCCTCAGTAACACGGAGAGGTCAGCCATGCTGGTATAAGAAGGTAAGCCTTAGTAATGTGTATAACTTTTTTCTTGCCGAAATAATATTTTTGTCTAAATAAATTACTTCAGATATATACTTGCATCAgcataataaatatacaattattgagcactttattaggaactccTGTACTCCTGCATCTTCATGCAAATATCTAACCAGCCAATCTTGTGGCAGCAGAGCAGTGTATAAAACCATACATAAATGGCTTCAGAAAATGcttcagaaaatgttcattaaCAACCATTAGAATGGGGAacaaatgtgatctcagtgattttgactgtAGCATTACTGTTGATGCCAGACAGGTtggtttaaatatttatataactgaTGATCTGGGATTTTCTCACACAACAACTAGTATCTAGAGTAATCATGCCAATtaaaatggccagactggttctaGCCATAACAGATAACTGCTCTGTACAActgtagtgagcagaaaagcatctcagaattcACAACATATTAAACCCTGAAGCAGATGATCTACAAcggcagaagaccacatcaagTTCTATTTCTGTCCGttaagaacagaaagctgagtcTGCAGAGGACACAGAGtaaccaaaactggacagctgaagactggaaacACATGGCTTGATCTGATGAATCTCAATTTCTGCTTAAGATGGTAGGGTCAGAACATCAACAGCATAAATCCATGGtccaacctgccttgtgtcaacagtacaGGCTgctggaggtggtgtaatggtgtggggaatgctttcttggcacactttgggcTGTTAATCCTAGTCAGTCATCACCTGACTGTCACAAactatttgagtattgttgctgataATGTGCATCACTTCACGGCCACAAAATAtcatcttctaatggctaccAGCATGATAATGAACCATTTTACTGAGCAAAAGTCCCTCagactggtttcatgaacatgacaatgagttcagtgttcttcagtcaCCTTCGAAGTCACTTGATCTGAACACGGTAaagcacctttgggatgtgatggtgagattcacagcatgaaagtacagctgaaaaatctgcaggaactgCGTGACACAGTCGTGTCAACATGGAGCACAAATTCAAAGAaatccatgccacaaagcactGAGGCTTTTTTGAAAGCAAACAGCAGCCCTATCTAGTATTAGtactggtgttcctaataaagtgctctatgagtgttttggattttgtttttttagcatATGAAGATGAAGGCTCTTAGAATCTTGGACTGATAGAAACGATTCGAGCTGATCACTGAAAACGAACCACATGGCAAGgatggaaaaatatttaccACAGCTACTTCAAAACGGCTTCAAATAGTGCCATTAAGCACATTTACCTAGAAAAAAAGTAGtaatactattttattttttgatgctGAGACAGAAGGTCATCACTGAAAATGGAACTTTAGGAGATTAACTGTTCAGGGATTGTGGGATTGTGTTACTAAGTGCTCTTAATGCAGAGTGCAGTATCAGATTATTGATTTATGTCAATTTTTTATCTTTCAGGAAGGCATTGGCCTGGATGCTATTAATGATGCTTTTCTCCTGGAGGGGTCCATCTACCGCCTTCTGCGTAGGCATTGCAGAAGGCAGCCCTATTACGTCCATTTGTTGGAGCTTTTTACTGAGGTGGAAATCCTCCATAAGTTCATAGCTGTTATATATGTAATTTATGAAATGATATCCAAATGTTCAGTGATTACCACACTGAAGATGTGTTTTAATTGGAGTGCATTCTTTGTTGCAGACATCGTTCCAGACAGAGCTGGGCCAAGCCCTCGATCTGATGACTGCTCCCCCAAACAAGATCGATTTACACCGTTTTACCATGGACAGGTGAGACTTTGTGTTTTATACATAGTTTATGCCTGGTTGACAAAAAACTGTAACCAAGGAGTGAGAAATAATGTTGCGTCATGTGAAGTACAGATTAATAATCAGCATGGAATGTGTCAGTATACATCATGTGcaattttcttttgtcttttgacTTAAATGGATTGATTTTTGTCCCAGATATAAAGCCATAGTGAAGTACAAGACTGCATTCTACTCTTTTTATCTTCCAGTGGCTGCAGCAATGTATATGGTGAGTCTGAGATTTATCTAGCActtaaaaaaaggaataataaagataaatccTTTTGCTGTCTGTGCGCTATTCTTACTGTATTACCTCACCAGCAATTTTTTATTCCCTCACCACCAGAATTTGTTATATTGATACTCTTAGCGGGCTTTCACACTGGCACTTTAATCTGAAACAGAGCATTGTTTGTATGAAAAATTGGTTATATGAAACCTGTCATGTGGACCAATAAGCGCAGTGTGGTACCGAACCCGagactacctgtaggaggtggtgtgagttcggTTGCACTGGAAGTGTGCCACAGTTCCGATGAAAGTAAAAAGCAACTCGTACTTGagtctgcacttgttcaggaaaaaaagtaatctgtgtgtgtgttttagccgaAGACATCATTAGTGTCTACAACACACTTAAGCATGATTGG
The nucleotide sequence above comes from Hemibagrus wyckioides isolate EC202008001 linkage group LG01, SWU_Hwy_1.0, whole genome shotgun sequence. Encoded proteins:
- the fdps gene encoding farnesyl pyrophosphate synthase, with the translated sequence MGDTTCSKAGHLSDPQLFDTYFEKLLCELTEQDFTDPVLADALSRLKEVLQYNATGGKRNRGLSVIGSLRELIPPAKLSPEEVERALLVGWCIELLQAFFLVADDIMDASVTRRGQPCWYKKEGIGLDAINDAFLLEGSIYRLLRRHCRRQPYYVHLLELFTETSFQTELGQALDLMTAPPNKIDLHRFTMDRYKAIVKYKTAFYSFYLPVAAAMYMAGIDSEVEHNNAKHILLEMGEFFQIQDDYLDCYGDPAVTGKIGTDIQDNKCSWLVVTALRVMTPEQRVELEACYGRSDAESVERVKALYDTLEMPLRYHQYEEESYLRLQNLIQQHAQNLSHAVFLNFAKKIYKRNK